Proteins encoded within one genomic window of Methanofollis sp.:
- a CDS encoding 50S ribosomal protein L16 has protein sequence MVRKPGVMYRNLAKKAYTRREYMGGVPGSKVVQYDMGDPSGSFPLEITLEVLEACQIRHSALEAARININRRLMKEVGRSNYYLKLRTYPHHVLRENKQATGAGADRVSEGMRLAFGKAVGSAARVTPGQKVFTVWTNPQYTDKAKDALKHGGYKLPTPTRVVVFE, from the coding sequence ATGGTACGAAAACCAGGAGTAATGTATAGAAATCTCGCCAAGAAGGCCTACACCCGGCGAGAATATATGGGCGGTGTCCCCGGCAGTAAGGTTGTTCAGTACGATATGGGCGACCCGAGTGGTTCTTTCCCTCTTGAGATCACCCTTGAAGTGCTCGAAGCCTGCCAGATCCGTCACTCCGCTCTTGAAGCGGCACGTATTAACATTAACAGGCGCCTGATGAAGGAGGTGGGACGTTCGAACTACTATCTCAAGCTCCGCACCTACCCCCACCATGTGCTTCGTGAGAACAAGCAGGCAACCGGCGCCGGTGCAGACCGTGTGTCAGAAGGTATGCGCCTTGCATTCGGCAAGGCCGTTGGCTCTGCCGCCCGTGTCACCCCGGGCCAGAAGGTCTTCACCGTCTGGACCAACCCGCAGTACACGGACAAGGCAAAGGATGCCCTCAAGCACGGCGGGTACAAGCTCCCTACGCCGACCCGCGTGGTTGTCTTCGAGTGA